The genomic stretch CGGTCTACAGGTGGATCGAACAACGAGCCATGCCCGGTCATCGCGTCGGCCGCCGCTGGATGTTCAAGCAAGATGAGGTGGACGCGTGGGTCCGCTCCGGCG from Deltaproteobacteria bacterium encodes the following:
- a CDS encoding helix-turn-helix domain-containing protein; this encodes MDERWLTVDDICKYLVVSNETVYRWIEQRAMPGHRVGRRWMFKQDEVDAWVRSGDAADKSDKLDTEP